A genomic segment from Aegilops tauschii subsp. strangulata cultivar AL8/78 chromosome 1, Aet v6.0, whole genome shotgun sequence encodes:
- the LOC109733600 gene encoding mitochondrial zinc maintenance protein 1, mitochondrial, whose amino-acid sequence MAAAAEGLAAYRAVLRAARRTFSGDQLMLTESAVEIRRRFEDHRGLAPGSEDAVRALSEAREAADFIANMIVQAKRSPSGSFVVKPEKAHAGATLEIPSEEILSTLK is encoded by the exons atggcggcggcggcggaggggctGGCGGCGTACCGGGCGGTGttgcgggcggcgcggcggacgttcTCAGGCGACCAGCTGATGCTGACGGAGTCGGCCGTGGAGATCCGACGCCGCTTTGAGGATCACCGCGGCCTCGCCCCGGGATCGGAGGACGCCGTCCGCGCCCTCTCCGAGGCCCGCGAGGCCGCGGACTTCATCGCCAACATGATCGTCCAGGCTAAGCGCTCACCCTCCGGATCCTTCG TTGTGAAGCCTGAGAAGGCACATGCCGGAGCTACGCTTGAGATTCCTTCCGAGGAGATCCTGTCTACGTTGAAATAG